The Acropora palmata chromosome 3, jaAcrPala1.3, whole genome shotgun sequence nucleotide sequence ATGAGCGTTTGACTGCATATGTGGATTCCTGGTGTTTATACCCATGAGATTAACCAAAACCTTTTCTTGCAATAGAAAGCAAAAAACCTCGACCAACTcaacaaatgaaaagaaaacgctTGAtccaaaattaatattttataacTTTCAAAGGACGGGATATTCACCTTAAATAACCCGAATTACCACTGATGTGGCCTTTGAAAATCTCCACCCAAttttttggtggtttttccgGTTTCATATCCACCTGCGCGCGCAGACGGACATGAAACCTGTGTCAAAATCCTAGATATGTCAGCGGCTGTTTAGCCTGTCTGTGACGCAGATTACTTTGAAGCCTACCTTGTGATTTTCGTCGTCCGTGGAGTACTCAGTCATCAAGCGATCTCCTGCAAAACAGATAATTAAGtttattcagttttttaacgttaaaaaaattaaaacagcgGAATTTatcttttgatatttaaacTCCCACCTTTTCCTCCCTGGTCGTATAAATCCTGAAACAAAGATAAGTGCAAGCTAATCAGTGGAACCGCTTGAAGGCGAGCAAACGGCGCAACTTAATGAGCACCTTATTTCTGGACGgtgtcagtcagtcagtccgAGTGACTGTCTGGCAGACAGTCAGTAAGGCAGTCGAACAGCGAGTCAGTGAATCAGACACTCAGTCAGTGACTAAATATTGTCAACGTCATCGCATTTGGTTTAAGTTCCGTAAGAAAAGTTATGTTACAATTCAGCATaatccaaaatccaaaatccaattcagaaaaattaatattgtacCTTGCATATCAGCATATTTTGGGAAAGTCCtgttacaaaattaaaaaaattagttgGCGTTGTGAAAATGATCGTGGGggaaagtttcatgatatacCAGCAAATTACTACCTTTTTCTTCCTGGTCTTGGAAACTTTGTTCGAGCGTCATTTCCAGGTATCTTGTTAACTGCAAAATATACAAATAAGGTTTAAAATTTTATGACAATACAATACAGTACGGCTGCATGGTTGATTGTTTTTTCCGAGATATTCGGACAATTTAAGACGAAACGTCATATTTGAGAGATACTGCCCACACTACTGCGTCTTCATTTGAACACGTATATTTCATTGCGTTTTGGCCTTCTGTCCTTATAGTaaaacgctcgaaaaaaaaacgcgTCGATTTGAAAACACTCTTGAAAGTTCAATCGTTCTAGTACGACAAGAAAACGTTGCGAAAACGCTAGTGTAGACGCGACGCTACCTACGCGTTTTCACGAAGTTTAAAAGGAGCCAAACGAAAACGCATTAGTGTGCACAAAGAGAAGAAGAGATGTCTAGAGAATACGAATCGTTCGGCGAAAACAGTCGATGAAATTGAACTCATGTTTGGGGCTTATACTAACTTGCAGAGGCAGCATCCACTGGAATCCTAGAATAaaagttcaaaaggaaaatcaattAAATTTCTACGTAAACCCCTCCCCCTCATTTTCTGGGGTTGGTGCTCAGTATGTTACGtctgtccgccatgttgaatGGCAGAAGTGTAATGATTCTCATCCAGGATTTATACATTTTACCCATGTTGTCTGTGTCTCTCAAGATGATCGCCCACCATATAGTCGACTGTATTTTAACAGGTTTGAATATCTTCTACCAGATGTCCCTCATAGTGATCAATTGTCCCTAATACTGCTACCACTGACCAAACATACTTACCACAGATTAATTGTCCCAAGTATTGATCAGCTGACCCTAGCACtcatcagcagtccctaacaatgattaagatgatttccgcacaacattcgagcaataatggcaaaaactggcaaaaattaagttaccaaaaaatcctcttagcatggtaatattttgaataaaggtaagaagaacgtatcgagatttaagctctcatgctgaccccgcgagagaaaattgaacttgaagttatccatatttcagttaaaaaggacatttcgcgttagttgtaaacgcAATAACACTCGcatttagcattcttacgaagtttgacattaaatttctcgagaatgcttgggtaTTTCATCGCGGgatcacttagagaactgaattacaatgagatgttttaaatagcattcaagaagttaccgtgctgtaagtagatttttagtaaataatttttgcaagtaattgctcgaactttgaacggaaccCGTCTTAAATGTCCCAAGCACCGATCTGCTGtcattagagcggttttcaaatgactgtcgaaaaaccaaaaccaaagcaattactccgaccaatcaaaataaaaacgaatAGCGCGAtggaccaatcacaattcctagaaATTActtgtaactcgctcgaagcgcaggaaaaatcacgcgtacatggtacgattggttttggttttggttctcattggttgaaaaactggcgcgactcttttaagccaatcactaagcgtagcaatcgcaatcacgtaattacattcgacagtcatttgaaaactgctctatgaaACTGTATGAAGATGAGTTGATACTGAACATACCAGTAGCTTAAtccttcctcttcttcttctgctgaAGTATCTGCAACAGTCACAAACGGTGTTACACTTTATTCCTATCAAATTTCCTTGATTTTAAACAGGTGGGTAACATAATCCGACTTTAGACTGCAGTGTAACCTTACGCTAAACAAACCCGGAAATCTCAAAAAATCAGTTCTGTGATTTAAATCGGTGCTAAGAtttaatatattatttttcagcACTATATTTGCTGGTAGAATATATTGTCTAGAGTCTTCTTCACCAGTCGTTGTTAATAAATTCCAATATTTTCACGAACGACAAGGTATATAGCGAATAATACATGAGTgcgcggagatatggaatttctcttctagTGTTCAACCCGGCATCTCACACGTGATgatatcaagttgaacacgagaggagaaattccatatctccaagcaaccacgtattcttttgtttattacatacacatcttactaacaagaaaaaGCCGACCTTATTCACCTTTCAAATTGAGAGCGCCTTGCCATTCATTCTTGGCGCCAAACAAAGCGAGTGACATATCAGCAGTTGATTGGCTCTCCCAAACACACGTGAAAAgttatcataatttttaatcatgcggtttttctcagtggtgaaAATctctataaagcactccagtttatgtAGTAAACAGTATTATCATAACTTTGCATATAAAAGTATCATGGGGAAATAAATTTGACAGTCAATTACCAAgtaatttctttttacttaGAAGTAAGTAGCTCTTGGCATTACCTTCCTGGGTTGTGCTGTCATTTGGGGGATCGCTGGTTTCATCTGTTAAAAGACGGTTTCAGCACGgatacaaaatgaaaaattcaaaattgtgTTCATTTGCATAGGCAATAagccaatttcgatatttcaaaattcagctgtcAACAATAGAGCTCAGCACGAGGTTCCGGGGAATAAACCCCACAAACACTGTATTCTATTCCGTGGACCCTAGTGCTGAAGTCCATTGTTTActgctgaattttaaaataaagaaataggCCATTGGCATGATGGCATCACTTTACTaccaagaccagaatgctGTTAGTGGCCTCTATTGTCAGGTtagtttttcctgttttttacTGTCTATTGGCTATCTATTGGCCATtccggaaaataccataatactctttgttagtccccccaaattttgcacaagcattgtttccagtttctattaaaatcaaatcaaatcaaaatcaaaattatggtattttccggaATGGCCAATTAACCAATCTAATGCAAGGccttttttgcaaaaactgtTGCAGCTATCCATACTTTCCTTACTACATTTGTCAGTTGTCTCTAGCTAGCTAGGTGTCGAACGCAGTTAAATTAGGCTCCGTATTAATTCATTCCAACGTCGCAGAAAATTGAAGTATAAAGCGGCCCGCTTCTTCTCCGCTGTCAACATATGCGAATTTAACCTCAAAGCGAGCCTGCCGACATCCTCCACACCGAGGActtcaaatttggtcatttcacgtcgttgtttcGCAAGGGACGTCAAACAAATATGTCAAGATTAAAAAGGCACGTGCGAGGCGTGCAGCACGCGCAGCCATTCATGCGCGCgttgtttttctcttatcaaattttatcaaaatgcaaatttctgcCGTCCACATCAGAATAGGAAGGGTAGGGAGTTTCGGGCGCTGATGACATGGCGAGGTTttagcccgggctgaaatttatAGCCTAGTTAGACCAGGTGAGATTTAAGCACGTGATCTCAAAGAAATTCTCTCGAAATGTAAGTGGCGATTACATGGACGAggtttcagcccgggctgaatttcAAGCCGATTTCAGGTACTGCGCTAGGATTTTTAGCTCGAGAAAAAGAGCTGCAAAATCCGCCAAAAGTCCATGCAATCTTTAGCCACAGAATAATATAATATTGAAACTTGCGGACGTTCAATGATTTTACATTCAGGGTTTAGGCTTCATTAACATTATTAtgaatttattgttattatttatttgatgAAAACAAGTTCTCGTTCATTAGGTATTAGAGAGCTTACGCAAGGAGAGAACGTCATCTGCAAATAAAAGTCCGTGTTTCCACAATCACTGTTCgctaaaaatttaaaatttgtcgTCAAGCGCTCTTGTCGTCCAGACGAAGGCAAACGTGCTCATTTCACGTCTTTATAGGACAACAACggctgcaaaaagaaaagcacgCGCAAAATCTCTTTTTTGTGTGGTTAAATGATGATTGTTTAAGCTCCCTTTTTATGCATGTACCGTTTAAAATCTCACCTTTCTTTCCCGGCCGGATCCTCGTTCGCTGAGAACCTACAAAACAGTTACCAGTCACTCAACCACTCAGTTAGTCCAATTCATCCCGGTGAGGATATTGGGTGCTAATAAATGTAATTGATTGGCTTCGATTGATTTATCAAAATTATCAGCGAACCTGAAAGTActcattatttctgttttcagTTGTTAAGTAAAAACAGTTCCGCCACTTCTATGAATCCACTTACCAGCGCATGCTAGGGTTACTAAAAATCCTATGGCGAAAATTACCAGAAGGAAACGCATCTTGAACGAAATcctgcaacaacaacaaaaattatcaATAAATagtgaaattttaaattgtttttggtaGTCTAAACCTGCGGAAGGTTTGAAGTGCATCGCTgaagaaaaggcaaaatccCACAGGGTACCTATCGAAAAAACAGACCTCCCATTGAATTCGAATGTAATTCGAATGTATTTCGAAAGTACCACTAGTCATACACCGGGTCTTGAATGTCATTGACGATGATGTGGCAAGAAGAAGTGAATGTCTTTAACAAACTCGCTAAGTGATTACGATTGTGAACCTTACATCCACCAAACTTATACACTTCACCTCATTATGAGGAATTCCGCAGTTAAAACAAGGCCAAACTAATAGATTAGAACCCGTGTTTACACTTTCAACCTGCACAGTCACTTCGAGACAGcacttttgctttcttttcgcATCTCGGCGACTGTACACAACTTGACTGTATACTGACCTTTGCACCTAAAATTTTATACCGCGAAACTCTCTGTTTTACTCCAAAAACGATATAGTTGTTCACAAGAAGTCCACAGAGACTATATGAATAGATTTTGGCCCTCAGAAGGCTACAGAAAGAATAATATGAAACTAGACTTTTAGCCCggagacaaaaattaatgaagaaaTTTAGCACTTATATCTTACCTATTTCTTGAGAGAGACAGTGAACTCGCTTACTGTTGACTGTTCAGAGTTTGGTTCTAATAATCTTTATTGACCAATGTTGAGCCTTAAATAACCCTCAGAAGGAAAATGCGATAATTTTTTTGCCCCCAGCGATCGTATCATTTATTGCACCTTGATGAGGCCTACGCTCCGAGTAGAATTGTTTACTCCATTTGAGGCAAATCAAACTGTGAGCCTCATAATTCAAAACGGAAAAAGTAACGGCAGAACAATAATAGCGCATGATTTCCGATCTGCCACGTTTCGTTTCAGGAAAAGATGGCAAACATAATTACTACAGAAGAAGCTCAACTTTTCAATCAACTTGATAACGTTATTGATAATAGAAGCGGTAATTAATTGGTGGAATAGCCTTGGGGGACTTCTAACTGCCGGATAAAGTAGCTGTGATTTTACATTTGAAAGGCCCACGATGCAGATGTTTTAGTAAGGTCTTTGTTTGATGAGTCAAATGGTTTTTATGACGTAATATtttctcaagtttttttttttgtttttgttccattcatttttcttatatGTGTAAAAATGTACTATGGACAACCGTCAACTGAAAAGTTATCAACATTTGGTTTCAGATATTTTTCACAAATCGTTTTAATTAAAAGTTTATTTGTAATTAGCATGTACGCGCAGATCAAATGTCCGCCCTTTTGCAAGGAGTGTTCGTTTTGATAAAAACATTTCAGAGGCCCGAAAAGTAACTTATACTATGCTAATTTTACTTAAAATTAGGTTTTTGCCACTGACTTGAATCTGGGCCATTTAGTACAActggaaaatgttttgttttcctaacaGAATCAGATGACTTGTGTGTAAGATTCTCAAGAAGTAGTTTATTGTTTGGAAAAAAGTACTCATATTTTGACGCGGAACTGAAAAGTATGTTATAGCCTTACTTAATTGGATTATAAAtcctttaatttttccttgaaaagtGTATTTCGTGCTTGAAAAGTTTGTACTCACAAATGTTGCGTTTTTCACCCAGCAGGCAATCAtgcttctttaaaaaaaagaaatcaattaATTGGTGTCAAGATGACAGAATTAAAGATGTCTTTTACAGCATAATTGCTTCCTCACACCTCACGTGAAACTCTTTGTGCGAAAACTCCGTTATTCTACACTGATATAGATGGTCTTGGACCGAACAAAATGAACTTAAGTAAACGACCAGATTGTCAATGAAATCGTTTACAGTCAGAACTTGTTTCATTTAGCTATCTGGTTTTATGAAATCTCTCTGCCCTTGAGCCTTCCCTCAACATCggaaaataagaataaaacaatgaaatggcACCAGCTTTAAGTAAACAAGATAAGATCGTTCCACATCGCACAATGCTCTGCAGGGAATGTGGAAAGTCCCCTCCTATCTTAACGTAATCTCGAGCCAGGCCAGTTCCTCGGCTCGtcaaaatattggataaatcaGATATCACCCTGTATTTTTTCCTCCGTGAGACTATACAGAGCTGTTTATTTAGATGGCatgttatttttaatgttttccGCGCCAGTGAAGTCTATTTTTTAGCTCAAACATTAgtaaaaggtgaaaaaatggCAACATGAAGAAGAACTGAACgaaaatatgcgaaaaactgAGGAATAAAAATTACTTCTTTTGACCGCTTTACGGTCCCttattgattcaatgttttATGGCAATTGAGAGAATAGACTCTTCAGTAAACTAGGAATTGATTCTAGATGGTGAACCTTCCTTTGGCTGGGTTAACATAAAAATCCGAAGTATAGGGGAATATGGTTTCACGTTTTCGTCGCAAATGGATTGTTTTTCTAGTTAGGCTCCTTTTATGCTTTAGAGCTTGGACTATCTTTCCTGGGGTAGCTCTTTTACTGAAAACCTTTGTCGTCAACTATCATTATCCCTTCATTGGAAAAATCCTTGTTCAAGCTGGGACATTTGTTTATGAAAAACTGGCCATGAGTACACTGCACTCAATAACTGTACAATGATTTCACCACTACCATTAAATATTTGTTCTTGTTCATGCCAATCAGTCAAAAATGATTATCTAAGAAAACCCACGCAGACAAAGTGGCTTCTCGCACTGTTGACTTCAATCAAAACAGGATGAAAGGTATTTTTTACTTGAACCTCAAAACcactaggaaaaaaaaagactttctTAATGAAATTAATATGTTTAAGAAGAGAGTCGAATCCAGTGAAGACAAAGGACAAAGAATCGTAAGATTAAAGGCTATGATAACTCGCTTTCAAAACACTCCACAACCACGCAGCAAGGAACATTGTGTTACCACGTCCTATACTTGTGATAAAATCTCTTTCCGTTCTCTGCGTCAACGAAATGCAACCTAAGCGAGATGACGCTCGCAAAGAAGTTTTGTTTCCATGTGAATTGCTTGGAGTCAAAGAACTGAACATTGCTCAGCTCCACTAATTCACATCAAATAAACCAGATTAAATCGAATCAGAATCGGATCCCGACTATTTTCCGTTATTTGACTGAAATAGTTTTATGGTGAGTGATTTCAACTGCCTCATAAAACTGACGAGTCTATCCACGTCATATGAATTTTGGCTAACTCAATCCTCTTGTTTGGATTCTTAGGGGGGGAGTCATTGCGTTTAGAAAACGTCAATTCTTCTCTGCGTTGAGtaaacaaaagctttcaatTTAATGAGACAGAAACACAATCCTTTCTCCGTCGTTCTTCACTATTcgcaaaaaggagaaaatatctaaaatACTAGGTGTAGATGTTCTTTGTTCCAATTTGGCTAGATAACCTTCACGAAGGTGAAGAAGGTGCTCTCGTATGTATTTGCGCTTAATTCCTCGTTCAATACAAGCCGAAGCTTAAAAAAAACCGTGTTGTATTTGTTAACTTCTCCATAGAAAGAAACAAGACATCAGAGTTCAAGAGGACTTTAAATGCGTTTGTAATGTCCTATACATGGGGGAAGTAAGTAAGCGCAAAACAATGCGGAAGAGAGAAATCCCTCTCCTcagatttaatttgatttgagtGAATTTCACTTTAATTGATTAGTGAGGAGCTACTCTGTAGAGATGCTGCCAATAAAGCCATTACTTTATCTCAGCCTGAATTCTGATCATATGTATACcaaatgcgcatgcgcaaatttTCATACATTTTCACAAGTAGTAAACTTACCACATGAGAGCAAAATCATAAcgctttaaaatataaatgatTCTCTAGGTGTATTCTTCGTATATTGGTTTATGCGATCATCTGAGCACAATGCAAAAGTGAGTGATGCCGAGTCGTACTCTAGGGCTATCTTTTGAAAAGCTCCTGGCCGTTGGGTTTCTCGCTTGACCCACGTTGGTCCCGCAGGGTCCACGACACTTTTACGAAAACTACAAGAATGATATTCTCTGGTTAATTACTTTGCAGCGCAATAAAGTTCGCGACCCTTTATTTAATCGGGGATGTATTAGCTCTCCTGTATGTGCTTCTTGCAACCGACAAGGGGCCATTGATCACTGCTTCTTGCACTGTGCGAGGATGAAAAATACTTGGTTCTATTTTCTCCTTTGTTAACTCGGGGTTCTAGGCACGCAATTTACTTTGAACTtactttctattttttttcttttatcaactTCCTTTGgtatttcagaaaatattgaatttttttttcttttatcgtTAAGACCATTCTGTATGGCATTTGGGTTTTTCACAATTGGGCCAGCTTCCATAATGGAAAGGAGGATCACCGCGCTTTTATCAAGTTTATTTCTTCTGATATTTCGATGCGCGTTCGTCTTGATCAGTTTAGACTAACTGAAAACCTTTTAATGATGCTTGGTCTTTACCTTCCTTCTGTACTATAGGGAATGGCCgaattaatttaaaatcaCAGTTGTGTGGTATCTCATTATCCCTATTTACATTGTCTGTGCGCGGAATGCATGCGGTGTTTGCGATTTGAGGTTATCTTTGGAGAGCTTGCTCAGTTCAAGTGCTTTTTTGTCTGGACCTCATGGGATAAAAACAGCTAGCTGCTAACTCCAGCTTCGTATGGTTGGATTTTCAGACACCATGACTGTGAATAAGAAGGTTTTTTTGTGAGTTTGTAAATAATATGTCTTCTATTTGTAAATGAAGTcttgttagaaaaaaaaatcaataataatcactttcttttcattttagaattttccaaatctttttTCGCTATATAGAGGGTGACGACTTCcacttaaaaaatgaaaaacttgtgATCTTCGCCTGTTACTTTGCCAATGAAGTAAATGATGTGATGATTGGATTTGAATGGCTCGTCGCTGTTGTGAGCGCTGCTAGAGTGAGCACTGGTTTTATGCCatatttggttgaaaaacgagACTTGGTACGTACTTGATTCAGAAGGAACCACTTTCGTGATAAACCAAAAGAGAATATCAAACGAGTATTACCAGGAAAAGCTATTCATGCTAAAATTTTGGCGATGTTTGAAATATGTCGCCtccaaacttgaaaacgtttgtcaattttttcaaatttcaataattttccATCCTCGCGTTTCCCGAAAATCAGGGACTGTGGAGACAATTTTAAAGTGGAAGGACAAGAAATCTGGCGAATACAAACAGCTATTGGGGTTTACTGTTCCGCAATTTATCACGCATTTGCACACATTTATTCTCGGAGCcctaaaaaaattaacccaAGCAAAAAAGTCGTAGGGCTGTAGTCCTACCAGCCCCTCTCCCTCCGCGGTCCCTGGTAAACTGTAGATAACAGAAATTGAATTCTGTGTACTAAAAAAGctcctgcaaaagaaacctaaGCATTTTTATTCCCATTGgttttaaaagcatttttgaCTGTGCAGAAGTTCCACTCCTAGGGCGTGACATTGCCCCTTTAAAAATCCACTGTATTCATGGTATCAACcttattcaaattttttttttccgataCGAAACTGGTCTATTGACCGCTCTTCTTTGAGGCTATTAAAGGCAAGTTAAACAAACGACTCAAGTGAATCCCAGCTATTAATATTGGctatttattattagtaaaatccaactggtGGTCtgttatcaatgctgcgttctgattggttgagctactagtaggctatatgttatagcccactagt carries:
- the LOC141877095 gene encoding uncharacterized protein LOC141877095, whose amino-acid sequence is MRFLLVIFAIGFLVTLACAGSQRTRIRPGKKDETSDPPNDSTTQEDTSAEEEEEGLSYWIPVDAASAINKIPGNDARTKFPRPGRKRTFPKYADMQGFIRPGRKRRSLDD